A region from the Medicago truncatula cultivar Jemalong A17 chromosome 6, MtrunA17r5.0-ANR, whole genome shotgun sequence genome encodes:
- the LOC25496860 gene encoding lysine-specific histone demethylase 1 homolog 1 — translation MHSPHKTELNSEQPMDTQMSEPSSEPPSQPPSQPPSEPPQLQNDNITISPENQPQNSSDSSSQQQQQQQEQDPNPNPTLPRKRRRRKKFFTELTATTSLSKTRKNDVAKDCDDEALIAISVGFPVDSLTEEEIEANVVKTIGGSEQSNYIIVRNHILARWRSDVNVWLTYDKAVKSIRSEHKGLVDVAYRFLIEHGYINFGVSPEIKAKKNSSFDGIERGSVIVIGAGLAGLVAARQLVFLGFKVCILEGRDRPGGRVKTKRMFDGGGGGDGDGLVAAADLGGSVLTGVNGNPLGVLARQLDLPLHKVRDICPLYMPDGKCVDSEVDSRVEVLFNKLLERVCKLRQAMIDEVKSVDVPLGTALEAFRRVYKVAEDKEERMLLNWHLANLEYANATLMSNLSMAYWDQDDPYEMGGDHCFIPGGNETFVRALAEGLPIFYGRTVECIKYGSDGVLVCTDGQQFRADMALCTVPLGVLKKESIKFVPDLPQSKKDAIHRLGFGLLNKVVMLFPTNFWGGNIDTFGHLTEDLSMRGEFFLFYSYASVSGGPLLVALVAGEAALRFEMMSPLESVKRVLEVLKDIFHPKGIVVPEPVQAVCTRWGKDEFAYGSYSYVAVGSSGDDYDILSESIGDGRVFFAGEATSKQYPATMHGAFMSGMREAANILRVTKRKSQSSVPFNATTNIDEENDDLDNLFVKPDLSFGSFSALFNPNPNDLDSSSILRVKIGGAVSNSPSLYLYALLSKKQVIQLSQIEGDENRMRMLNHDFGVSLVGKKGLSSTAESLIANIKLLRPQLNEAENGLVHGKDSCIMEE, via the coding sequence ATGCACTCACCTCACAAGACTGAGCTAAACTCAGAACAACCCATGGATACACAAATGTCAGAACCCTCATCGGAGCCACCGTCACAACCACCTTCACAACCACCGTCAGAACCACCACAACTCCAAAACGACAACATAACAATCTCCCCTGAAAACCAACCTCAAAACTCCTCTGATTCATCCtcccaacaacagcaacaacaacaagaacaagatccaaaccctaaccctacCCTACCACGAAAACGACGTCGTCGGAAGAAATTCTTCACAGAATTAACCGCAACAACTTCCCTCTCCAAAACCCGCAAAAACGACGTCGCTAAAGACTGTGACGACGAAGCCCTAATTGCAATTTCAGTAGGGTTTCCTGTAGATTCTTTAACGGAGGAAGAAATTGAAGCGAATGTGGTGAAAACAATTGGTGGGTCGGAGCAATCGAATTACATTATTGTTAGGAATCATATTCTTGCACGTTGGCGATCGGATGTGAATGTTTGGTTGACTTATGATAAGGCGGTGAAGTCGATTCGATCCGAACATAAGGGTTTGGTTGATGTTGCTTATAGGTTTTTGATTGAGCATGGTTATATTAATTTCGGTGTTTCACCGGAGATTAAAGCGAAGAAAAATAGTTCTTTTGATGGAATTGAGAGAGGGAGTGTGATTGTTATTGGTGCCGGGTTGGCGGGGTTGGTTGCCGCGCGACAATTAgtgtttttagggtttaaagtTTGTATTTTGGAAGGTAGGGATCGACCGGGTGGGAGGGTTAAGACGAAGAGGATGtttgatggtggtggtggtggggatGGGGATGGTCTTGTGGCTGCGGCGGATTTGGGTGGTAGTGTTCTTACCGGTGTTAATGGGAATCCACTTGGTGTTCTTGCTAGACAGTTAGATTTGCCGCTTCACAAGGTTAGGGATATTTGTCCACTTTATATGCCGGATGGAAAATGTGTTGATTCTGAGGTTGATTCTAGGGTTGAGGTTTTGTTTAATAAGTTGTTAGAGAGGGTATGTAAGCTTAGGCAAGCTATGATTGATGAGGTTAAGAGTGTTGATGTTCCTTTAGGGACAGCGTTGGAGGCGTTTCGTAGGGTTTATAAGGTTGCCGAGGATAAAGAAGAGAGGATGTTGTTGAATTGGCATCTTGCTAATTTGGAGTATGCAAATGCTACTCTTATGTCGAATTTGTCTATGGCTTATTGGGATCAGGATGATCCTTATGAGATGGGTGGTGATCATTGTTTCATTCCGGGAGGGAATGAGACGTTCGTGCGTGCTTTGGCTGAGGGTCTTCCAATTTTCTATGGGAGGACTGTGGAGTGTATTAAGTATGGAAGTGATGGTGTGTTGGTGTGTACCGATGGGCAGCAGTTTCGTGCGGACATGGCGCTTTGTACTGTGCCTTTAGGGGTTCTTAAGAAAGAATCGATTAAGTTTGTCCCTGATCTTCCTCAGAGTAAGAAGGATGCAATTCATAGGTTAGGATTTGGGTTGCTGAATAAGGTTGTGATGCTGTTTCCGACTAATTTTTGGGGTGGGAATATCGATACGTTTGGTCATTTGACCGAGGACTTGAGCATGAGGGGTGAGTTTTTTCTGTTCTATAGCTACGCTTCTGTGTCTGGAGGACCGCTTCTCGTGGCTCTTGTTGCCGGAGAAGCTGCTCTTAGATTTGAGATGATGTCGCCGTTGGAGTCTGTCAAAAGGGTGTTGGAAGTTTTGAAGGATATTTTTCATCCGAAGGGGATTGTTGTTCCGGAGCCCGTTCAGGCAGTCTGTACTCGATGGGGGAAAGATGAATTCGCTTATGGATCTTATTCTTATGTTGCTGTTGGATCTTCCGGAGATGATTACGATATACTTTCAGAAAGTATTGGAGATGGGAGGGTGTTCTTTGCTGGAGAGGCAACTAGCAAACAGTACCCTGCAACAATGCATGGAGCATTCATGAGTGGAATGAGAGAAGCTGCAAACATTTTAAGAGTTACAAAGAGGAAGTCTCAAAGTTCAGTGCCATTCAACGCAACAACAAACATTGATGAGGAGAATGACGATTTAGACAACCTATTTGTGAAACCTGACCTGAGTTTTGGGAGCTTCTCTGCATTGTTTAATCCAAACCCGAATGATCTTGATTCTAGTTCAATACTTAGGGTTAAAATTGGAGGAGCTGTATCAAATTCCCCTAGTCTTTATCTTTATGCATTGCTTTCGAAGAAGCAGGTCATTCAGTTGAGTCAGATCGAAGGAGACGAAAATCGGATGAGAATGTTAAATCATGATTTTGGGGTCAGTTTAGTTGGGAAGAAAGGTTTAAGTAGCACTGCTGAATCTCTTATTGCCAACATAAAGTTGTTGAGACCTCAGCTTAATGAAGCAGAAAATGGTCTTGTCCATGGGAAGGATAGTTGTATCATGGAAGAATAG